Within the Rhizobium grahamii genome, the region AAACAGTCTTCGCTCGGCTCCGGTGTGATCGTCGAGGCGAACGGAACGATCGTGACGAACAACCACGTCGTCGATGGCGCTGACGATATCAAGGTCGCGTTGTCTGACGGTCGGGAATTTCCCTGCAAGGTCGTACTGAAGGACGACCGGGTCGATCTCGCCGTCTTGAAGATCGACACCAAGGAAACCTTCCCGACGCTGCCGATCGCCAACTCCGACGGCGTTGAGGTCGGCGATCTTGTGCTTGCGATCGGCAATCCCTTCGGTGTCGGCCAGACGGTGACGTCGGGCATCGTTTCGGCGCTGGCCCGCAATCAGGTCGTCAAGAACGAGTTCGGCTTCTTCATCCAGACCGACGCCTCGATCAATCCCGGCAATTCCGGCGGCGCCTTGATGAACATGAAGGGTGAACTGATCGGCATCAATACCGCGATCTTTTCGCGCGGTGGCGGCTCGAACGGCATTGGCTTCGCCATCCCGGCCAATCTGGTGAAGGTGTTTCTTGCCTCCGCCGACGCCGGTGTAAAGGCTTTCGAGCGCCCCTATGTGGGAGCCTCGTTTGATGCCGTCACATCTGAGGTTGCCGACGCCCTCGGCCTCGCCAAGGCGCGCGGCGCAATCGTCGTCAAGGTGAGCGAAGGTGGCCCTGCTGCCAAGGCCGGCCTGAAGCCAGGGCAGGTGATCACGGCCGTCGACGGCGTCACCGTCGAACATCCCGACGCGCTGCTCTATCGCCTCACGACTGCGGGTCTCGGCAATTCGGCCAAGCTGACCGTGGTCGACAACGGCAAGGAGAAGCAGGTCGATCTCGCCCTTGCACGCGCTCCGGAAACCGCGCCTCGAGACCAGCGGACCATCGGTGGCCATTCCCCGTTCACGGGTGCGGTCGTCGAAAATCTCTCGCCGCGTGTCGCCGACGAGCTGCGGATGGCGTCGGAGGCCAGCGGTGTCGTCGTTGCCGAGGTCAAGGATGGATCGGTTGCCGCAAGCCTCGGTTTCGAGCCGAAGGACATCATCGTCTCCGTCAACGGTTCCGAGGTGAAGACCACCAAGGAACTGGAATCGGTCGCCAGTCAGGGGCCGAATTTCTGGCGCGTCGAGATCGAGCGTGACGGTCAGCGCATCCGGCAGTTCTTCCGATGAGCAACGATCTCTTCGCGCCGCGCATTCCGCAGGAGGTCGCCAACCGGCGACCGCTTGCAGACAGGCTTCGCCCGCAGACGCTTGGTGAAGTCACCGGTCAGGAACACCTGACCGGTGATGACGGCGTTCTCAGGCGGATGATCGAAAGCGGCTCGTTGGGATCGATGATTTTCTGGGGCCCGCCAGGCACCGGCAAGACCACCGTCGCGCGGCTACTGTCGGGCGAGGCGGGTCTTGCCTTCGAGCAGATTTCGGCGATCTTTTCCGGTGTCGCGGATCTCAAGAAGGTGTTCGAGTCCGCGCGGTTGCGCCGCATGGACGGGCGCCAGACGCTGCTTTTCGTCGATGAAATCCATCGCTTCAATCGCGCGCAGCAGGATAGTTTTCTGCCGGTCATGGAAGACGGTACCGTCATCCTTGTCGGCGCCACGACCGAGAACCCGTCGTTCGAACTCAATGCCGCTCTCTTGTCGCGTGCCCGTGTCCTCACCTTCAAGTCGCATGATGATACGAGCCTAGAAGAGCTATTGAAGCGGGCCGAGGCAACCGAGCAGAAATCCCTGCCGCTGACGCCGGAGGCGAGGATCAGCCTGCTCCGCATGGCCGACGGCGATGGTCGCGCGGTACTGACCCTTGCCGAAGAGGTCTGGCGCGCTGTCCGTCAGGGTGAGACCTTTGACACGGAGGGCCTGACGCGGATCGTCCAGCGCCGGGCGCCTGTTTATGACAAGGCGCAGGACGGGCACTACAATCTGATTTCTGCTTTGCATAAGTCCGTCCGCGGGTCCGATCCGGATGCCGCGCTCTATTATCTCGCGCGCATGTTCGACGCCGGCGAGGATCCGCTATATCTCGGACGCCGGCTGGTGCGCATGGCCGTGGAGGATATCGGTCTTGCCGATCCCCAGGCACTGGTCGTCTGCAACGCCGCCAAGGATGCCTACGACTATCTCGGCTCTCCGGAGGGGAACTGGCGCTCGCACAGGCTTGCGTTTATCTCGCCACCGCCCCGAAATCGAACGCCGTCTACACCGCCTTCAAGGCCGCGACCATGGCTGCCAAGCAAAATGGTTCGCTTCTGCCACCGAAGCACATTCTGAATGCGCCGACGAAGCTGATGAAGGATGAAGGTTACAACGAAGGCTATCGCTACGATCACGACGAGCCGGATGCCTTTTCAGGTCAGGACTATTTTCCGGAGAAGATGGGACGCCAGACCTTCTACGACCCGCCGGAACGCGGTTTCGAGCGGGATATCAGGAAGCGTCTGGATTGGTGGGCGAAGCTTCGCAAGGAGCGCAATCAGCGCTGATCAGGAGGCCCGCATCTGGCCGCCAGGGCCCGCGATCAG harbors:
- a CDS encoding DegQ family serine endoprotease; amino-acid sequence: MPDLLKRAALPLVALMLALPVAAIAQTAKTVPQSQLEMQLSFAPLVKQTAGAVVNVYAEKTVRRQSPFAGDPFFEQFFGQQMPNRSEKQSSLGSGVIVEANGTIVTNNHVVDGADDIKVALSDGREFPCKVVLKDDRVDLAVLKIDTKETFPTLPIANSDGVEVGDLVLAIGNPFGVGQTVTSGIVSALARNQVVKNEFGFFIQTDASINPGNSGGALMNMKGELIGINTAIFSRGGGSNGIGFAIPANLVKVFLASADAGVKAFERPYVGASFDAVTSEVADALGLAKARGAIVVKVSEGGPAAKAGLKPGQVITAVDGVTVEHPDALLYRLTTAGLGNSAKLTVVDNGKEKQVDLALARAPETAPRDQRTIGGHSPFTGAVVENLSPRVADELRMASEASGVVVAEVKDGSVAASLGFEPKDIIVSVNGSEVKTTKELESVASQGPNFWRVEIERDGQRIRQFFR